GCCCGGCAACCGGGTGGATACCAAAGCGGACATTAATGCCCCTGGCCCGCAGGCGCTCGGTAATTTCCGCCACCGGATACTGGGCCTGAGCCACCGCCATACCGTAGCCCGGCGTGATGATAACCGACGAGGAGTTCTTCAGCAGATCGGCTGTCTCTTCGGCGGTGATCTCCCGGTACTCACCGGTCTCTTCATCACCTGAAGAGACCGCCCCGTCCGTGCCAAAGCCCCCGGCAATCACGCTGATAAAGGAGCGGTTCATCGCCTTACACATAATGTAAGACAGAATGGCACCGGAGGAGCCCACCAGCGCGCCGGTCACAATCAGCAGATCGTTGCTGAGCATAAAACCCGCCGCCGCCGCCGCCCAGCCCGAATAGGAGTTCAGCATTGACACCACTACCGGCATATCCGCACCACCGATAGAAGCCACCAGATGCCAGCCAAACGCCAGGGCGATGGCCGTCATCACTAACAGCGCCAGCACCTGCAGCCCGGTGCTTTCTGTGCGGACAAAAATCAGCAACAACACCAGGGAAACCACCAGCGCCGCCAGATTCAGCTTATGGCGATTTGGCAGCATCAGCGGTTTTGATGAGATCTTACCGTGCAGCTTCCCGTAGGCCACAACCGAGCCGGTAAACGTCACCGCCCCGATAAAGATACCGATAAACACCTCTGTAAGGTGGATATTCTCCATCACCGGCTGCATTCCCGGGGCATGGTCGATATAGCTGTTAAAGCCAACCAGCACCGCCGCCAGGCCAACAAAGCTGTGCAGGATCGCCACCAGTTCGGGCATCTCCGTCATTTCGACTTTACGCGCCAGGTGAATACCTATCCCGCCGCCAATAATCATCGCCACGATGATCCAGCCGATATTA
This Shimwellia blattae DSM 4481 = NBRC 105725 DNA region includes the following protein-coding sequences:
- the pntB gene encoding Re/Si-specific NAD(P)(+) transhydrogenase subunit beta; this translates as MSGGLVTAAYIVAAILFIFSLAGLSRHETSRRGNLLGIIGMAIALVATIFGPHAGNIGWIIVAMIIGGGIGIHLARKVEMTEMPELVAILHSFVGLAAVLVGFNSYIDHAPGMQPVMENIHLTEVFIGIFIGAVTFTGSVVAYGKLHGKISSKPLMLPNRHKLNLAALVVSLVLLLIFVRTESTGLQVLALLVMTAIALAFGWHLVASIGGADMPVVVSMLNSYSGWAAAAAGFMLSNDLLIVTGALVGSSGAILSYIMCKAMNRSFISVIAGGFGTDGAVSSGDEETGEYREITAEETADLLKNSSSVIITPGYGMAVAQAQYPVAEITERLRARGINVRFGIHPVAGRLPGHMNVLLAEAKVPYDVVLEMDEINDDFADTDTVLVIGANDTVNPAALEDPNSPIAGMPVLEVWKAQNVVVFKRSMNTGYAGVQNPLFFKENTQMLFGDAKQTVEAILKAL